A single window of Halodesulfovibrio sp. DNA harbors:
- the rho gene encoding transcription termination factor Rho, with product MATKKDVEEAKQERPRRTTSTRSTTRKRRSPAAPRGEKTRRSQAPQFTPDPNADPSEGLNLSELKRKPAAALMELAKEYEIENPSNMRKQELIFALLQKCAAQNGAIFGEGVLEILPDGFGFLRSPMYSYMPGPDDIYVSPSQIRRFGLRKGDVVSGQIRPPKEGERYFALLRVNEIGFEPPEKSRNLVLFDNLTPIYPERQLVMENGKENLSGRVIDLMAPIGCGQRGLIVAPPRTGKTILLQSLANSINANNPDVCLIILLIDERPEEVTDMERTVKNAEVISSTFDEPPQRHVQVAEMVQEKAKRLVERGKDVVILLDSITRLGRAYNAVTPSSGRVLSGGLDANALQRPKRFFGAARNLEEGGSLTIIATALIDTGSRMDEVIFEEFKGTGNLDIYLDRHLAEKRVFPAIDINRTGTRKEDLLLGTEMLNKIWILRKILAPMSTIDSMDFLLDKMRKTKSNNEFFISMNK from the coding sequence ATGGCAACTAAAAAAGACGTCGAAGAAGCGAAGCAGGAAAGACCACGTCGGACAACATCCACACGGTCTACAACTCGAAAACGCAGAAGTCCTGCTGCTCCTCGTGGTGAAAAAACAAGAAGATCTCAAGCTCCTCAATTTACTCCAGATCCAAATGCTGACCCAAGCGAAGGTCTCAATCTTTCGGAACTCAAACGTAAGCCCGCAGCAGCGCTGATGGAACTTGCAAAAGAGTACGAAATTGAAAACCCAAGCAACATGCGTAAGCAAGAGCTTATTTTTGCTTTGCTTCAAAAATGTGCAGCACAGAATGGAGCCATTTTTGGCGAGGGCGTTCTCGAAATTCTTCCTGATGGTTTTGGTTTCTTACGCTCACCAATGTATAGTTACATGCCTGGGCCGGATGACATTTACGTTTCCCCTTCTCAAATTAGACGCTTTGGTCTGCGAAAAGGTGACGTAGTTTCAGGTCAAATCAGGCCGCCTAAAGAAGGCGAACGTTACTTTGCTCTACTCAGAGTGAACGAAATTGGTTTTGAGCCTCCTGAAAAATCCCGCAATCTTGTCCTCTTTGACAACCTCACTCCTATTTATCCAGAGCGTCAGCTCGTAATGGAAAATGGAAAAGAAAATCTCTCCGGCAGAGTCATTGACCTTATGGCTCCTATCGGCTGTGGACAACGCGGTCTGATCGTTGCGCCTCCACGTACAGGTAAAACTATCCTTCTTCAGTCATTAGCAAACTCTATTAACGCTAATAACCCCGATGTCTGTCTCATCATTTTACTTATTGATGAACGCCCTGAAGAAGTGACTGATATGGAGCGCACTGTAAAGAATGCAGAAGTAATCAGTTCTACTTTCGATGAACCACCACAGCGACATGTTCAAGTGGCTGAAATGGTACAAGAAAAAGCTAAGCGTCTTGTAGAACGTGGTAAAGATGTTGTTATCCTGCTCGATTCCATCACACGCCTTGGACGTGCATACAACGCGGTTACCCCATCCTCAGGTCGAGTTCTTTCTGGTGGTCTTGATGCTAATGCATTGCAGCGCCCTAAGCGTTTCTTTGGTGCAGCTCGTAACCTTGAAGAAGGCGGCAGCTTAACCATTATAGCTACTGCTCTCATTGATACTGGCTCCCGCATGGACGAGGTTATTTTCGAAGAATTTAAAGGCACTGGCAACCTTGATATCTATCTTGATCGCCACCTTGCTGAAAAACGTGTCTTCCCTGCAATTGACATCAATCGCACTGGTACTCGTAAAGAAGATTTACTCTTGGGTACAGAAATGCTTAATAAAATTTGGATTCTGCGCAAAATTCTTGCTCCTATGTCTACTATTGATAGCATGGACTTCTTGCTCGACAAAATGCGCAAAACCAAAAGTAATAACGAGTTCTTCATTTCTATGAATAAATAA
- the pth gene encoding aminoacyl-tRNA hydrolase has protein sequence MNISGVIVGLGNPGKEYTNTRHNLGFMVADHLLEDAQRFTPDACSPLSIGKKKYDAWKCRIGTSRDFWLVIKPMTYMNLSGEAVGHACKYFDISPEQVVVLHDELDLPLGRMKFKIGGGHAGHNGLRSIEQHLGSRNFNRMRLGIGKPEHGSVSNYVLNRFTKAETENVEMVLEGARKGIEAFVSSGFDEAVKITNAFKLP, from the coding sequence ATGAATATTTCCGGAGTAATCGTCGGCTTGGGAAATCCGGGTAAAGAATACACTAATACCCGCCATAACCTCGGCTTCATGGTTGCAGACCACCTGCTGGAAGATGCACAGCGTTTTACGCCCGATGCATGCTCTCCCCTTTCCATTGGAAAGAAAAAATATGATGCATGGAAATGCAGAATCGGCACATCCCGCGATTTTTGGCTTGTCATTAAGCCAATGACCTACATGAACCTTTCTGGCGAAGCCGTCGGTCATGCCTGTAAATACTTCGACATTTCCCCCGAACAGGTTGTTGTACTGCATGACGAACTCGACCTGCCACTTGGTCGGATGAAATTCAAAATCGGTGGCGGCCATGCTGGTCACAACGGATTACGCTCAATAGAACAACATCTTGGTAGCCGTAACTTCAACCGCATGCGACTTGGAATCGGCAAGCCCGAACATGGTTCTGTTTCAAACTACGTTCTCAACCGTTTTACTAAAGCAGAAACAGAGAATGTCGAAATGGTTCTTGAGGGTGCAAGAAAAGGTATTGAAGCGTTTGTTTCATCAGGTTTTGACGAAGCAGTCAAAATAACTAACGCCTTTAAGCTTCCCTAA
- a CDS encoding CarD family transcriptional regulator, whose translation MFAQDQLVVYPAQGVGKVERIETQTVGGTEAEFYFIRILSNNVTLMVPVMTASNVLRPLCTHEEGLELLKSLDDRSGFTGYTGQNWNRRYREYSDKLKSGALEDVAYVLKELLLIGKDKELSFGERRLLEQAMGLITLEIAHATDTTQEAVQEQIEEMFADVIAAQEKK comes from the coding sequence GTGTTCGCTCAGGATCAATTAGTAGTATACCCAGCTCAGGGTGTAGGCAAAGTAGAAAGAATCGAGACTCAGACTGTAGGCGGTACCGAGGCTGAATTCTACTTCATCCGTATACTGAGCAACAACGTGACCCTCATGGTACCAGTAATGACCGCTAGCAACGTGTTACGTCCTTTGTGTACCCATGAAGAGGGACTGGAACTGCTCAAATCTCTTGACGACCGCTCAGGATTTACCGGCTACACAGGGCAAAACTGGAACCGTCGCTACCGCGAATATTCCGACAAGCTTAAAAGTGGTGCTCTCGAAGACGTTGCATACGTTCTCAAAGAACTGCTCCTCATCGGAAAAGATAAAGAGTTGTCATTCGGCGAACGTCGTCTTCTGGAACAGGCAATGGGACTTATCACTCTTGAGATTGCCCATGCAACCGACACTACTCAGGAAGCTGTTCAAGAACAAATCGAAGAAATGTTTGCAGATGTAATTGCTGCACAAGAAAAAAAATAG
- the gpmI gene encoding 2,3-bisphosphoglycerate-independent phosphoglycerate mutase, with protein sequence MTPTLLLILDGWGIAPAGEGNAISLANTPNLDRLVADYPTSRLACSGRAVGLPEGFMGNSEVGHMNIGAGRVVYQDMTLIDVALEENKFQKNLVLNDVMTSAKAKGGTVHLMGLVSDGGVHSHIRHLIALIEMAKAVAVDVCVHVFLDGRDTSPTSGLDFVKQLQSAIERIGAGRIASISGRYYAMDRDKRWDRNQLAWDCFVHGKGNVATDPLKVIQESYDNDITDEFFVPTSIIEEGGEPTSIKDGDSVFMFNFRADRMRQIAQAMCSEDFAEFNRGEFPKLSALASMTSYEKSFGLPVAFAKDDCPDPLGEIVAKQGVKQLRIAETEKYAHVTYFFNCGREEPFENEDRELISSPRDVATYDLKPQMSVEEVTDKLVTAINSKEYSMIVCNFANLDMVGHTGIIDAAIKACEAVDTCVGKVLDAVRMSGGRALVTADHGNAEELRNAEGKTHTAHTTNPVPLVVFDENKAWELREEGILGDIAPTILDMWDIEQPAAMNGKSLISKD encoded by the coding sequence ATGACACCAACCCTTTTGCTGATTCTTGATGGCTGGGGCATTGCACCAGCTGGCGAAGGAAACGCAATTTCTCTTGCAAATACACCAAATCTTGACCGCTTAGTTGCCGATTACCCTACGTCCCGCCTCGCATGTTCTGGTCGTGCAGTTGGACTTCCAGAAGGGTTTATGGGGAACTCTGAAGTTGGGCACATGAACATCGGTGCTGGGCGAGTAGTGTACCAAGATATGACGCTTATTGATGTTGCACTTGAAGAAAACAAATTTCAGAAAAATCTTGTTCTGAATGATGTAATGACATCTGCAAAAGCAAAGGGTGGCACTGTTCACTTGATGGGGCTTGTTTCTGATGGTGGCGTTCATAGTCATATCCGGCACCTGATCGCATTGATTGAAATGGCAAAAGCTGTTGCTGTTGATGTGTGTGTGCACGTATTCCTCGATGGTCGTGACACTTCTCCTACAAGTGGATTGGATTTTGTAAAACAGCTTCAAAGTGCAATTGAGCGTATCGGCGCAGGACGCATTGCCTCTATTTCTGGTCGCTACTATGCGATGGATCGAGATAAGCGCTGGGATCGCAACCAGCTGGCATGGGATTGTTTTGTACACGGTAAAGGTAATGTTGCTACCGATCCATTGAAGGTTATTCAGGAATCTTACGACAACGATATTACTGATGAATTTTTTGTGCCGACATCTATTATTGAAGAAGGCGGCGAGCCTACTTCGATTAAAGATGGTGATTCTGTGTTCATGTTTAACTTTAGAGCAGACCGCATGCGTCAAATTGCGCAGGCAATGTGTTCTGAAGATTTTGCTGAATTTAATCGCGGCGAGTTTCCAAAACTGTCTGCGCTTGCATCCATGACTTCCTATGAAAAATCTTTCGGTCTGCCAGTAGCTTTTGCGAAAGATGATTGTCCGGATCCGTTAGGTGAGATTGTTGCGAAGCAGGGTGTAAAGCAGTTGCGTATTGCGGAAACAGAAAAGTATGCTCACGTAACATATTTCTTTAACTGCGGACGTGAAGAGCCTTTTGAGAATGAAGACCGCGAGCTTATCAGCTCTCCACGTGATGTTGCTACATATGACTTGAAGCCGCAGATGAGTGTTGAAGAAGTAACTGACAAGCTTGTCACTGCTATCAATTCAAAAGAGTACTCAATGATTGTGTGTAACTTTGCTAACCTCGATATGGTTGGACACACAGGTATTATTGATGCTGCAATTAAGGCATGTGAAGCTGTAGATACGTGTGTTGGCAAGGTGCTTGATGCTGTTCGCATGAGTGGTGGCAGGGCGCTTGTTACTGCCGACCATGGTAACGCAGAAGAACTGCGTAACGCTGAAGGCAAAACTCACACAGCGCATACTACAAACCCAGTTCCTCTTGTTGTGTTTGATGAAAACAAGGCTTGGGAGCTTCGTGAAGAAGGCATCTTGGGTGACATTGCTCCAACAATTCTCGATATGTGGGATATTGAACAGCCTGCTGCCATGAATGGAAAAAGCCTTATTAGTAAGGACTAA
- a CDS encoding M48 family metallopeptidase, with the protein MKKALQHYQTIQSTPFWKNLLCAFVAVLIVLLPPVHLAKANIMDTFGNFGVKDEVELGKKFSVLVKSRMPIIEDPEIVSYVRGLLDRIKKNIPPQPFPFEINVVVDDTLNAFAVPGGYVFVNTAMLLELEHESELAGVLSHELAHITQRHIAKRIEKSQKVQIMSLVGMLAGAVLGATTGAGSDITSGLITGSMAASQAALLSYSRDDEREADQMGLIYLTEAGYNPIGLASSFEKIRRRKWESGSNMPTYMSTHPAVEERQDYLADRVASLPQELQNRPEDDERFRRVQTLVRSQYTDPNIALAYFSKQEKTPLIYMGLGIAAARVNKVKEAAAHFEKALKGAPKDYLILREAGRFHYTKGDTNKAIFLLQKAAVRNPEDLMTLFFYARLLNDKGDADAAANYYQKILKTLPEDSEVHFFYGKMLGQNGDQFSGHLHLAYSALYRNDAKKTAYHIKKAEALATNQKQTDSIKLIKKQRDERAAYWQ; encoded by the coding sequence ATGAAAAAAGCACTGCAACATTATCAAACAATACAATCCACTCCATTTTGGAAAAATCTTTTGTGCGCTTTTGTTGCAGTGCTTATTGTTCTTCTTCCGCCTGTTCATCTTGCAAAAGCCAATATTATGGATACGTTCGGTAATTTTGGTGTAAAGGATGAAGTTGAGCTTGGCAAAAAATTCAGCGTTCTTGTTAAGTCTCGAATGCCGATTATTGAAGACCCAGAGATTGTTTCTTACGTCAGGGGTCTTCTCGATAGAATCAAAAAAAATATTCCTCCTCAGCCATTCCCATTTGAAATTAATGTTGTCGTAGATGACACCCTGAACGCATTTGCGGTTCCGGGTGGATATGTGTTTGTTAACACAGCAATGCTGCTGGAGCTTGAACATGAGTCTGAACTGGCTGGTGTTCTTTCTCACGAACTTGCTCACATTACACAACGCCACATTGCTAAACGCATTGAGAAATCACAAAAAGTACAGATTATGAGCCTTGTGGGAATGCTCGCTGGGGCTGTACTTGGTGCAACCACAGGTGCAGGGTCCGACATTACCAGTGGACTCATCACTGGCTCTATGGCTGCGAGCCAAGCTGCCTTACTTAGTTACAGCAGGGATGACGAACGTGAAGCTGACCAAATGGGACTTATCTACCTCACTGAGGCAGGTTACAATCCTATCGGATTAGCAAGCAGCTTTGAAAAAATCCGCCGACGCAAATGGGAATCCGGTTCTAATATGCCGACCTACATGTCGACTCACCCTGCCGTAGAAGAACGCCAAGATTACCTTGCTGACCGTGTTGCTTCTCTACCGCAAGAGCTTCAAAACCGCCCAGAAGATGATGAACGATTTAGGCGTGTACAGACGCTGGTGCGTTCACAGTATACTGATCCTAACATTGCGCTTGCCTACTTTTCTAAACAAGAAAAAACACCTCTTATTTATATGGGGTTAGGAATTGCTGCTGCCAGAGTTAACAAGGTAAAAGAAGCTGCTGCACACTTTGAAAAAGCCCTGAAAGGAGCTCCGAAAGACTATCTGATTCTCCGAGAAGCAGGTAGGTTCCATTACACTAAGGGCGATACCAACAAAGCTATTTTCTTACTTCAAAAAGCCGCCGTCAGAAATCCTGAGGATCTCATGACACTTTTTTTCTATGCGCGCCTCCTCAATGACAAAGGTGATGCAGACGCGGCTGCCAACTACTACCAAAAAATATTAAAAACACTTCCTGAAGATTCTGAAGTACACTTTTTTTATGGCAAAATGCTCGGTCAAAATGGCGATCAATTTAGCGGACATCTCCACCTTGCTTACAGTGCCTTGTACCGCAACGACGCTAAGAAAACAGCATATCATATCAAAAAAGCCGAAGCACTTGCTACTAATCAGAAGCAGACAGATTCAATTAAGCTGATAAAAAAACAGCGCGACGAACGAGCTGCATACTGGCAATAA
- the hslV gene encoding ATP-dependent protease subunit HslV, whose amino-acid sequence MELRGTTILAVKDANGVAMAGDGQVTLGQSIVMKHQARKVRRIYREKVIAGFAGATADAFTLFERCEAKLEEFGGNLLRASVEMAKDWRSDKYLRKLEAMLIVADAEYVFIISGNGDVIEPDDNIAAIGSGGAYALAAARGMKRHSDMGAEDVCRNAMAIASEICVFTNDNLTVETITA is encoded by the coding sequence ATGGAACTTCGTGGAACAACAATTCTGGCAGTAAAAGACGCTAACGGTGTTGCAATGGCTGGTGACGGGCAGGTAACACTTGGTCAATCTATTGTTATGAAGCATCAGGCGCGCAAAGTACGCCGCATTTACCGCGAAAAAGTTATCGCTGGCTTTGCCGGTGCTACAGCAGACGCTTTTACATTATTTGAACGTTGCGAAGCTAAGCTTGAAGAGTTTGGCGGCAACCTTTTGCGTGCATCTGTCGAAATGGCAAAAGACTGGCGCTCTGACAAGTACCTGCGCAAACTTGAAGCTATGCTTATTGTTGCAGACGCAGAATATGTTTTCATTATCAGCGGTAACGGCGATGTGATCGAGCCTGATGACAATATTGCGGCGATTGGCAGCGGCGGAGCATACGCTCTTGCAGCAGCGCGTGGTATGAAACGTCACAGCGACATGGGCGCTGAAGACGTTTGTCGAAACGCCATGGCAATTGCTTCAGAAATTTGTGTATTTACCAACGATAACCTCACGGTTGAAACAATCACCGCCTAA
- the ispE gene encoding 4-(cytidine 5'-diphospho)-2-C-methyl-D-erythritol kinase: MSLAQPESVMLRAGCKINLHLEITGVRENGYHELDTLFFPLPEPYDTITIAKAPANTGLNLRCPAISIPTEKNIIYKSWEKYAAATGWRPDLNVAVEKGIPDGAGLGGGSSDAAVMLNYLNKYSPNKLTPESLNTLAVTIGADVPFFLNNVPAHATGIGDILSPSNISLAGYSLVLICPEISISTPWAFDAWDKTILGNNADNNPKEILTSTTSKDRKHSSRALWLFNSFEVVVYSAFPKLRAYKEKLMSFGAEGAVMSGSGSSIFALYREMEQAKRAATALQAEGVATYLHHL; this comes from the coding sequence ATGTCTTTAGCACAACCAGAATCAGTCATGCTGCGTGCGGGGTGCAAAATAAACTTGCACTTAGAAATTACTGGTGTTCGGGAGAACGGGTATCATGAACTTGATACCCTCTTCTTTCCCCTACCGGAACCATATGACACCATAACTATTGCCAAAGCGCCCGCAAACACCGGTCTTAACCTCAGGTGTCCTGCTATTTCCATCCCCACGGAAAAAAACATTATATACAAAAGCTGGGAAAAATATGCTGCTGCAACAGGATGGAGGCCTGACCTCAACGTTGCTGTAGAAAAAGGCATACCTGATGGTGCAGGATTAGGTGGTGGCAGCTCCGACGCTGCTGTCATGCTAAACTATCTTAATAAATATAGCCCGAACAAACTCACGCCAGAAAGTTTAAATACTCTTGCAGTAACTATCGGAGCAGATGTTCCCTTCTTTCTGAACAACGTTCCTGCACATGCAACGGGCATAGGTGACATATTATCACCATCAAATATTTCACTCGCTGGATACTCACTTGTGCTTATTTGTCCGGAAATCAGCATATCTACCCCTTGGGCGTTTGATGCATGGGATAAAACAATACTTGGCAACAATGCTGACAATAATCCGAAAGAAATCTTGACAAGTACCACATCAAAAGATAGAAAGCACTCCTCTCGTGCCTTGTGGCTTTTTAATAGTTTTGAAGTGGTGGTATACTCGGCCTTTCCGAAGCTGCGGGCGTACAAAGAAAAACTTATGAGCTTTGGCGCTGAAGGCGCTGTCATGAGTGGAAGCGGTTCTAGCATCTTTGCTTTGTATCGAGAGATGGAACAGGCTAAACGTGCTGCAACAGCCTTACAGGCTGAAGGCGTTGCCACATATCTCCACCACCTGTAA
- a CDS encoding MetS family NSS transporter small subunit, whose amino-acid sequence MTTSAIIMMAIGLGVTWGGAACCISLAIRKREI is encoded by the coding sequence ATGACTACTTCAGCAATTATCATGATGGCAATTGGATTGGGCGTAACTTGGGGCGGCGCAGCATGCTGTATCTCCCTTGCAATTCGCAAGCGTGAAATCTAG
- a CDS encoding ribose-phosphate pyrophosphokinase — MNGDLKILTGSSNPALAEAICSHLGCELTPTLCETFSDGECRIEIGANVRGDDVFVVMSTSAPVNDNLMQLCLMLDALKRASVGRVTAVVPYYGYARQDRKVAPRAPISAKVVADFLTTAGMDRLVTVDLHAGQIQGFFDAPVDNLYAAPVMLDRLRGIQSEKGEIVLVSPDAGGVERARAYAKRLNAGLAIIDKRRDKPNQAQAMHVIGDVKDKIAIVVDDMIDTAGTMCAAAGVLMNNGAKEVMACTTHPVLSGPAIERLCNSDFTKVFVTDTIELGDKINQCDKLEVLSIAGLLAKAIHNIHTESSVSVLFV, encoded by the coding sequence ATGAACGGCGATCTAAAAATCCTCACCGGCTCTTCCAATCCTGCGTTGGCAGAAGCAATCTGTAGCCACTTAGGCTGCGAGCTTACTCCAACCCTTTGTGAAACTTTCAGCGATGGCGAATGCCGCATCGAGATCGGTGCAAATGTACGAGGCGACGACGTTTTTGTTGTTATGTCTACGTCTGCACCTGTTAACGACAACCTCATGCAGCTTTGCCTTATGCTTGACGCTCTTAAACGCGCAAGCGTCGGCCGTGTGACTGCAGTTGTTCCTTACTACGGATACGCACGTCAGGATCGCAAAGTAGCTCCTCGTGCGCCTATCAGTGCTAAAGTTGTCGCGGACTTCCTGACTACTGCAGGTATGGACCGCCTTGTAACCGTAGATCTTCACGCTGGTCAGATTCAGGGCTTCTTTGATGCTCCAGTAGACAACCTCTACGCTGCTCCAGTAATGCTTGATCGTCTTCGTGGCATCCAGAGTGAAAAAGGTGAAATCGTATTGGTTTCTCCTGATGCTGGCGGTGTTGAACGTGCGCGTGCTTACGCTAAACGTCTCAACGCTGGTCTCGCAATCATTGATAAACGTCGTGACAAGCCAAATCAGGCTCAAGCTATGCACGTTATCGGTGACGTAAAAGATAAAATCGCCATCGTTGTTGATGATATGATCGATACCGCAGGCACCATGTGTGCAGCAGCGGGCGTTCTTATGAACAACGGTGCCAAAGAAGTTATGGCTTGTACCACTCACCCTGTTCTTTCCGGTCCAGCTATTGAACGTCTTTGTAATTCAGATTTCACAAAAGTTTTTGTTACCGATACTATTGAGCTCGGCGACAAAATTAATCAGTGCGATAAGCTCGAAGTCCTTTCTATTGCAGGTCTTCTTGCGAAAGCAATTCATAATATCCACACGGAATCCTCCGTCAGCGTTCTTTTTGTATAA
- a CDS encoding 50S ribosomal protein L25 yields MSDKITFSVEKREGLGKGANRQLRVAGKVPGIFYSTTGENIPVKMDEMPLVKLYEKAGLTNVISLDIEGEVKECLIWKLERHPFKNRLQHVDFYGVDADKEIRIKIPVRVTGSSKGVKLGGRLEEYRQVITVAAKAADIPNEVVVDVTDFDIHTSLKVSEIELPENVTAYYDNDFKVLAVVPGRGSAKAEEAED; encoded by the coding sequence ATGTCAGATAAAATTACTTTTTCCGTTGAAAAACGTGAAGGTCTTGGTAAAGGCGCTAACCGTCAGCTTCGTGTAGCAGGCAAAGTTCCTGGTATCTTTTACAGCACTACCGGTGAAAACATCCCTGTAAAAATGGATGAAATGCCACTCGTAAAACTGTACGAAAAAGCAGGCCTTACCAATGTTATCTCTCTCGATATCGAAGGCGAAGTAAAAGAATGTCTCATCTGGAAACTTGAACGTCATCCGTTCAAAAACCGTCTCCAGCATGTTGACTTCTACGGTGTTGATGCAGACAAAGAAATCCGCATCAAAATTCCGGTTCGCGTTACTGGTTCTTCTAAAGGCGTAAAACTTGGTGGTCGTCTTGAAGAATACCGTCAGGTAATTACAGTAGCTGCTAAAGCAGCTGATATTCCTAACGAAGTTGTTGTTGATGTTACTGACTTTGACATCCACACTTCTCTCAAAGTTAGCGAAATTGAGCTTCCTGAAAACGTAACTGCTTACTACGATAACGACTTTAAAGTACTCGCAGTAGTACCAGGTCGGGGTTCTGCAAAAGCAGAAGAAGCAGAAGATTAA
- a CDS encoding sodium-dependent transporter yields the protein MENREQWGSRAGFILAAVGSAIGLGNIWRFPYMAYENGGGAFFIPYIFALLTAGIPFMIMEFGLGHKYKGSAPKVLAAVNAKYEWLGWVQIVIAAIIAVYYAAVIGWTINYLGFAFDGAWGADTKGFFFGEYLGLTSSPTELGGIRWPIFGACALTWGLTWLACNSGIRGGIERACKVLIPLLFALVLVFIGRVITLPGATVGLDFLFTPDFSKLTDFSVWAAAYGQIFFSLSIGFGIMIAYSSYLPKNADICNNAAMTVFINCGFSMLAGIMIFSVLGSMAHSTGQAVSDVAGAGVGLAFITIPAAINTMPAPLFFGTIFFLCLTMAGVSSHISIVEAVTSAVIDKLGASRQKVVTALCIIGFSLTAVFTTGAGLLILDIVDHFINNICLLFAALVEIVLLSWVIGLDEVRNDVNVHSDFSVGKLWAFSLRIITVLVLGYSLLSSLYNKITVPYGGYPMSDLVMFGWSILPLAIAVAVFLQKRESHKQFQHYS from the coding sequence ATGGAAAATCGTGAACAGTGGGGGTCCCGTGCGGGATTCATTCTTGCTGCTGTAGGTTCTGCTATTGGTTTGGGTAACATTTGGCGTTTTCCGTACATGGCGTACGAAAACGGTGGTGGCGCATTTTTTATTCCGTACATTTTTGCGCTGCTGACCGCAGGTATTCCATTTATGATTATGGAATTTGGTCTTGGACATAAATATAAAGGTTCAGCACCAAAGGTTCTCGCTGCGGTTAACGCAAAATATGAATGGCTCGGATGGGTGCAGATTGTCATCGCCGCAATTATTGCAGTGTACTACGCAGCCGTAATCGGTTGGACTATCAACTACCTTGGATTCGCTTTTGACGGCGCTTGGGGTGCTGATACTAAAGGATTTTTCTTTGGTGAGTACCTTGGACTTACCTCTTCTCCAACAGAGCTTGGTGGAATTCGCTGGCCTATTTTTGGCGCTTGTGCCTTAACATGGGGCTTAACATGGCTTGCTTGTAACTCCGGTATTCGCGGTGGTATTGAGCGTGCTTGTAAGGTGTTGATTCCACTTCTTTTTGCGCTTGTGCTGGTATTTATTGGCCGTGTTATTACACTTCCAGGTGCAACTGTTGGACTTGATTTTCTTTTCACTCCAGATTTTTCTAAGCTTACAGACTTTAGTGTTTGGGCGGCTGCATATGGTCAGATCTTCTTCTCTTTGTCTATCGGCTTTGGAATCATGATCGCCTACTCAAGCTACCTGCCTAAAAATGCAGATATTTGTAACAACGCAGCAATGACTGTATTTATTAACTGTGGCTTCTCCATGCTTGCAGGTATCATGATATTCTCTGTACTTGGCAGCATGGCACATTCCACAGGACAGGCTGTTTCTGATGTTGCTGGTGCGGGTGTAGGGCTTGCTTTTATCACTATTCCAGCTGCAATCAACACAATGCCAGCACCGTTGTTCTTTGGTACTATCTTCTTCCTGTGTCTTACAATGGCTGGTGTTAGCTCACATATCTCTATTGTAGAAGCTGTTACTTCGGCTGTTATTGATAAGCTCGGCGCATCTCGTCAGAAAGTTGTAACCGCACTTTGCATCATTGGTTTTTCTTTGACTGCTGTGTTTACAACAGGCGCAGGCTTGTTGATTCTCGACATCGTTGACCACTTTATTAATAACATCTGCTTACTCTTTGCAGCGCTCGTAGAAATTGTGCTCCTGAGTTGGGTTATCGGACTCGATGAAGTTCGCAACGATGTTAACGTACATTCAGACTTTTCTGTTGGTAAGCTGTGGGCATTCAGTCTTCGTATCATCACAGTTCTTGTTCTTGGCTACTCATTACTTTCCAGCCTTTACAACAAGATCACTGTTCCTTACGGCGGCTACCCAATGTCCGACCTCGTGATGTTTGGTTGGTCTATTCTGCCTCTCGCAATTGCGGTTGCAGTATTCCTTCAAAAACGTGAGTCTCACAAACAGTTTCAGCATTATTCTTAA